A DNA window from Culicoidibacter larvae contains the following coding sequences:
- a CDS encoding type II toxin-antitoxin system RelE family toxin: MDSKQYRLRYTKQFQKQLSKLDKSTATIIVKWIDLHINGTESPRMPEKALKGRIEGTWRYRVGQYRVIVKFVDEELLILALQVAHRKEVYR, translated from the coding sequence ATGGACTCTAAGCAATATCGACTTCGGTACACGAAACAATTTCAGAAGCAATTAAGTAAACTTGATAAATCAACAGCAACCATTATTGTAAAATGGATCGATTTACATATTAATGGTACTGAAAGCCCAAGAATGCCGGAAAAGGCATTAAAGGGAAGAATTGAAGGAACATGGCGCTACCGAGTTGGCCAATACCGGGTTATTGTCAAATTTGTAGATGAAGAGCTACTTATCTTGGCGCTGCAAGTAGCGCATCGAAAAGAAGTGTACAGATAA
- the relB gene encoding type II toxin-antitoxin system RelB family antitoxin, which produces MAVVSVRMDDKQKELYKKYAELRGQTISDFINQVVFSYIEDEYDAALADKAYEEYQKDPKTYSHEEVMEMYGL; this is translated from the coding sequence TTGGCAGTTGTTAGTGTTAGAATGGATGACAAACAAAAAGAGTTATATAAAAAATATGCAGAACTTCGAGGGCAAACAATAAGTGATTTCATTAATCAAGTCGTTTTCTCATATATTGAGGATGAATACGATGCAGCGCTTGCTGATAAAGCTTACGAAGAGTATCAAAAAGATCCTAAAACGTATTCTCATGAAGAAGTGATGGAAATGTATGGACTCTAA